CAGGTGCAACCGTGGGAGAGGCCGGACTACGAGTACCCCTTCATCCTCACCACAATCAGACTGATAAGCCACTACAACACCGGTGAAATGACTCTCAGGAGTCCCTCGCTCGTCAGGCTGATGGGAGAGCCCAGGGTGCTGGTAAACAGGAACGACGCGGAGAGGCTTGGAATCCACGACGGCGACTGGGTAGAGATTGAGACGAGGCGCGGAAAGATTAGAATGAGGGCCAGGCTCGGCGGTGTTCCATCGGGCGTAGTTGCGGTTCCCTTCCACTTCAAGGCGAACAAAATAACGAGCCCAGCTCTAAACAAAGCGGGAACACCGGAGCTCAAGTTCTCCGCGGCGAGACTGAGAAAGCTCAGAAGCGGAAAGCCCACTCCGGATACTCACCGGTGAGGCATGCCAGACAGAGGTCTCTCCTCCCAACGGCCTTTTTCAGCCCCTCAACGCTGAGGTAAGCCAGGCTGTCGGCCCCTATGGATTCCCTCACCTTCTCAACGCTTCCAAACGCCGCTATGAGTTCGTGCCTCGTCGGAATGTCCACCCCCATGTAGCACGGGTACCTTATCGGTGGGGAGGCTATCCTAACGTGAACCTCCCTCGCGCCGGCTTTTCTGAGCATGGCGACGATGCGCTTCATAGTCGTCCCCCTGACGATTGAATCGTCAACCAGCACGACGCTCTTCCCATCTATTACCTCCCTCACCGGCGAGAGCTTGAGCTTGACCTTCAGCTCGCGGTAGAACTGGCCTGGGGTTATGAAGGTCCTTCCTATGTAGCGGTTCTTTATGAGACCCTCCGAGTAGGGAATCCCGCTGATCCTGGAGAATCCAAGCGCCGCAGCCCTTCCAGAGTCCGGCACGGCTATGACGACGTCTCCGTCGGCCGGACTCTCTTTAGCCAGCTCCTGCCCCATCCTGACCCTCGCAGTATAGACGTTTACACCGTCTATCGTGCTGTCCGGACGGGCGAAGTAGATGTACTCAAAAACGCAGCCGTGGTGCTTCCCCGTTTCTATTATCCGGCTCTCTATCCCATCCTCCGAGAGCAGAAAGACCTCCCCCGGCCTGACGTCCCTTACCTCCTCAACGTAGAGCCTCAACGCAGAATCCTCCGAGGCGAAATAGTGACCGTCTCCAGTCCCGTAGCTGAGTGGCCTGAAGCCGACAGGGTCCCTCGCCACGAGTATCTTCCCGTCGAAGAGAAAAGCCACGGAATATGCTCCCTTCACCTCCCTGAAAACTTCCCTCATAGCCTCGAACTCGTCCCCGGTCTCGCGGAGGTGCCAGAGAAAAGAGATTCCTAACAGCTCGGAATCAACAGAGTGCCCGAACTTAACTCCCAGCCGTTCGTAATGCCTCCGGAGGGGAAGGAAATTCGTGAGGGTTCCATTATGGGCGACGGCTATTCTCTTTCCGCAGCAGCCCGTCTCCAGCGGCTGGATCTCGGTGAGGGAGCCGGAGGTCGAGTACCGGACATGGGCTATGGCGACGTTGGATTTCAGCTTTGCTATCTCACCGTTCTTGAAGACCTCCGAAACGAGCCCCCGGCCAGCTACCGTTTTTATCCTGTGCTTCCAGACGCTTATTCCCGCGCTCTCCTGCCCCCTGTGCTGCAGTGCTATCAGCGCGTAGTAGGCTTTTCTGGGCGCGTTCTCGGTAACCGCTGCAAAGACACCGCACTTCTCCCTCATAATGAATCCCGCCGACTTATTGACGTAAGCATGTTAATAATTATGGATTCGACGCCGTACTTTATCCTTTTTATGTTTAAAAGCTTTGCCCATTGATTACCATTTTTATGCCAAAATAAGCCTTAAATATGGTAAGATTTTACACAAAAATGGTGAAGTCCATGCAGGTTTACGAAGGCAAGGCCAAGAAAGTTATCCCGCTTGACGATGGAAAGGTCATCATGGAGTTTAAGGACGATGCAACGGCCTTTGATGGCAAGAAGAAGGCCCAGTTTAAGGGCAAAGGCTGGCTCAATGCCCAGATTAGCGCGGTTCTCTTCAAGGTTCTCGAGGAGAAATGTGTTAAGACGCACTTCATCGGCGTCGCCGGAGACAACAGGCTCATCGTTGAGAGGCTCAAGATGTATCCGCTTGAGGTCGTTGTAAGGAATGTCGTTGCCGGTAGCCTGAAGAAGCGCCTTCCCATTGAGGAAGGAAGGGAACTGCCGGAGCCAATAGTCGAGCTCTATTATAAAGACGACAGCCTCGGTGATCCTATGATAAACCACCACCACGCAAAGGTTCTCGGGATAAGCGAGGGCGAGATAAAGGAGATGGAGCGCATAGCCCTTAAAGTAAACGAGATTCTCAAGGAGTACTTTGCCGAGCGCGGGATAATCCTAGTCGACTTCAAGCTGGAGTTTGGAAAGAACGAGAGAGGCGAGATTATCCTCGGTGACGAGATAAGCCCAGACACCTGCCGCTTCTGGGACGCTAAGACGAAGAAGAGCCTTGACAAGGACGTCTTTCGCTTCGACAAGGGCGACCTGATAAACGCCTACGAGGAGCTCTACCACCGTCTCACTGGGGAGGCTTGAAGCTGGACTCGTAGGTTACGAGAACTGTGTAGCAGCCCTTTTCGTCTTCTTCTATTACTATTCTCCTCAGCCGGATTCCGTACTCGCTTACAGCCCTTTCCACCAGCTCCGGCAGGTTCTCAAGGAATGCCTTCTTCTTTACCGTGAGCTCCATGGGATCACCAAGAAAAGTTTGGGAAGGGGCTTAAAGTCTTACCCCGTAGTTCTTCACGACTATCCCTTCTTTTTCCGTGACGGTTCCAAGCTCAAAGGCCTCAGAGTGCCTGTCGAGGACATCAAGTGCGTTCTCCTTCTCCTCCCCCGGCACTATAGCAACCATGCCAACACCCATGTTGAAAACCCTGAACATCTCCTCCAGGGGGACGCCGTTTTCGTGGATGAGCTTGAATATTCCCTCGATGGGGGGCATCTCAATGGAGAAGCCGTAATTCGTGAGGCGCTTCAGGTTGGTCAGGCCCCCACCGGTTATGTGTGCCAGCCCGTGAACCTCGACGCTCTCGATCAGCTCAAGAACTGCCTTCACATAAATCCTCGTCGGCTCCAAAAGCCACTCCCAGAGCTTTCTTCCCTCGTATTCGTACTCGAGGCCATACTTCGGGATGAGGAGCTTTCTTGCCAGTGTCAGACCGTTGGAGTGTATCCCCGAGCTCGAAATCCCTATAACGGCATCATCGGGCTTTATCTTCTCGCCGGTTATTACCTTTCCTTTCTGGACGGTACCTATGGCAGTTCCTGCCAAATCGAAGCCGTTTATCAGGTCGGGCATCACTGCGGTTTCTCCCCCGACTATCGCTATTCCCGCTTCCTCTGCCCCCTCGTAGAGTCCCTTGGCTATCTCATCGAACACCCTCTCGTCCGGCCCCTTCACGGCGAGGTAGTCAACGAGCGCCACCGGTTCGGCCCCAACGCAGAGCAGGTCGTTCACGTTCATCGCTATCATATCAATCCCTATCGTGTCGAACTTGCCGACGGCTTCCGCTACCAGAACCTTCGTCCCGACTCCGTCAGTCGTCATGGCGAGGTAGAATTCGCCAAAATCCATAAGCGCCGCGTAGTGGCCTATCTCACTCGGCTCTCCAAGTTTTCCCCTCCTGAACTGGAATGTTTCCTTCGCGAGCCCTATGATTCCCCTGAGGGCCCTTGCGGTTTTCTCGTCGTCAACTCCAGCCTGCGCGTAGGTCAGCATGAGCATCACCGGGGGGAGTTCTATCGAGGGCTTAAAAGGTTTGTCATTTTTCTGCTTAAAAAGGCTTAAATATTATGAATTTTTAACATTTTAACGTCAAAACCTGAGGTGATGTTCATGATCAAGCCCCGTGATGAGCTCGGAACGGCCACAACGGATTCTGCCCAGAAGATAGTCCTCCTCGGAAGCGGCGAGCTGGGAAAGGAGATAGCGATTGAGGCTCAGAGACTCGGCGTGGAAGTTATCGCCGTTGATCGCTACGCCGACGCTCCGGCGATGCAGATCGCCCACCGCTCCTACGTCGGAGACATGCGCAAAGCGGACTTCCTCTTCTCGGTCGTCGAGAGGGAAAAGCCCGACGCGATAATCCCGGAGATCGAGGCCATAAATCTGGATGCTCTATTTGAGCTGGAGAAGGACGGCTACTTCGTCGTTCCGAATGCCAAGGCCACGTGGATTGCCATGCATCGCGAAAGGACGAGGGAAACCCTCGCGAAGGAAGCCAAGGTTCCAACTTCCCGCTACGCCTACGCGACCACTCTCGACGAACTCTACGAGGCCTGTGAGAGGATAGGTTATCCCTGCCACACGAAGGCGATAATGAGTTCCTCAGGAAAGGGCTCCTACTTCGTGAAAGGCCCGGAAGATGTTTCGAAGGCCTGGGAAGTGGCCAAGAAGAAGGCTCGCGGTAGCGCGGACAAGATAATCGTCGAGGAGCACATAGACTTCGATGTCGAGATTACCGAGTTGGCGGTCAGACACTACGACGAGAACGGTGAGGTAGTCACGACCTTCCCGAGACCGGTCGGCCACTACCAGATTGACGGCGACTATCACGCGAGCTGGCAGCCGGCAGAGATAAGCGAAAAGGCCGAACGCGAGGTTTACCGCATAGCAAAGCGCATCACCGACGTCCTCGGCGGTCTTGGACTGTTTGGCGTCGAGATGTTCGTGAAGGGCGACAGGGTCTGGGCCAACGAGGTCTCGCCAAGGCCCCATGACACGGGCATGGTGACTTTAGCTTCCCACCCGACGGGTTTCTCCGAGTTCGGACTGCACCTCAGGGCGGTTCTCGGCCTTCCGATTCCCGGCGAGTGGGTTGAAGACTACCGCCTGTTCCCAATCCTAACGCCAGCTGCCACCCACGTCATCAAGGCCAACGTTTCCGGCTACTCCCCACGGTTCCGCGGCCTGGCTAAGGCCATGAGCGTCCCCAACTCGACGATTCGCCTCTTTGGAAAGCCGGAGGCGTACCCAGGTAGAAGACTGGGTGTTGCGCTTGCTTGGGATAAGGAGGTTGGAGAGGCAAAGAGGCGTGCCGAGATGGTGGCACACATGGTCGAGCTTAGGACCAAGGGTTCAGAGTGGCACTCCCAGGATTACGAGAGGAGGAAACACATAATTTGATTAACATCTTGTTACAGTTCGACGAAAGAAGGAAAGGCTTAAAAAGGCTAAAATGTTCCAAAATGTGTGCTTAAATCAGACGTTTCTAAAATAAAGTGAGGGTCGAATAAGAGATTGTCTCGATGCGGGCTCATGCCCGCATCTTTTCCCTGTACTCTTCGAGCTTTTCCCTCAGCTCCTCGTTCTTTACCGCGAGGATTTCAATCGCCAGTAATGCCGCGTTCTTCCCGTTGTCTATTCCCACGGCTGCAACTGGGACTCCAGGGGGCATTTGGGCTATGCTAAGGAGGGCGTCGAGGCCGTTGAGCTTCGCCGAAACGGGAACTCCTATAACTGGCCTAACCGTGTGGGCCGCGATAACCCCTGGAAGGGCCGCACTTAACCCTGCTATCGCTATGAACACCTCGTAATCCTTTTTGGCCAGTTCCTCAACCTTTTTTGGGTTTCTGTGAGCCGAGGCGACTTCAACGTCGTACTCAACGCCGAACTCGTCGAGAACAGCAGTAACCTTCTCCGCTATCTGGGAGTCGCTCTTGCT
The Thermococcus radiotolerans genome window above contains:
- the purF gene encoding amidophosphoribosyltransferase; this encodes MREKCGVFAAVTENAPRKAYYALIALQHRGQESAGISVWKHRIKTVAGRGLVSEVFKNGEIAKLKSNVAIAHVRYSTSGSLTEIQPLETGCCGKRIAVAHNGTLTNFLPLRRHYERLGVKFGHSVDSELLGISFLWHLRETGDEFEAMREVFREVKGAYSVAFLFDGKILVARDPVGFRPLSYGTGDGHYFASEDSALRLYVEEVRDVRPGEVFLLSEDGIESRIIETGKHHGCVFEYIYFARPDSTIDGVNVYTARVRMGQELAKESPADGDVVIAVPDSGRAAALGFSRISGIPYSEGLIKNRYIGRTFITPGQFYRELKVKLKLSPVREVIDGKSVVLVDDSIVRGTTMKRIVAMLRKAGAREVHVRIASPPIRYPCYMGVDIPTRHELIAAFGSVEKVRESIGADSLAYLSVEGLKKAVGRRDLCLACLTGEYPEWAFRF
- the purC gene encoding phosphoribosylaminoimidazolesuccinocarboxamide synthase, giving the protein MQVYEGKAKKVIPLDDGKVIMEFKDDATAFDGKKKAQFKGKGWLNAQISAVLFKVLEEKCVKTHFIGVAGDNRLIVERLKMYPLEVVVRNVVAGSLKKRLPIEEGRELPEPIVELYYKDDSLGDPMINHHHAKVLGISEGEIKEMERIALKVNEILKEYFAERGIILVDFKLEFGKNERGEIILGDEISPDTCRFWDAKTKKSLDKDVFRFDKGDLINAYEELYHRLTGEA
- the purM gene encoding phosphoribosylformylglycinamidine cyclo-ligase — translated: MLTYAQAGVDDEKTARALRGIIGLAKETFQFRRGKLGEPSEIGHYAALMDFGEFYLAMTTDGVGTKVLVAEAVGKFDTIGIDMIAMNVNDLLCVGAEPVALVDYLAVKGPDERVFDEIAKGLYEGAEEAGIAIVGGETAVMPDLINGFDLAGTAIGTVQKGKVITGEKIKPDDAVIGISSSGIHSNGLTLARKLLIPKYGLEYEYEGRKLWEWLLEPTRIYVKAVLELIESVEVHGLAHITGGGLTNLKRLTNYGFSIEMPPIEGIFKLIHENGVPLEEMFRVFNMGVGMVAIVPGEEKENALDVLDRHSEAFELGTVTEKEGIVVKNYGVRL
- the purT gene encoding phosphoribosylglycinamide formyltransferase 2, encoding MIKPRDELGTATTDSAQKIVLLGSGELGKEIAIEAQRLGVEVIAVDRYADAPAMQIAHRSYVGDMRKADFLFSVVEREKPDAIIPEIEAINLDALFELEKDGYFVVPNAKATWIAMHRERTRETLAKEAKVPTSRYAYATTLDELYEACERIGYPCHTKAIMSSSGKGSYFVKGPEDVSKAWEVAKKKARGSADKIIVEEHIDFDVEITELAVRHYDENGEVVTTFPRPVGHYQIDGDYHASWQPAEISEKAEREVYRIAKRITDVLGGLGLFGVEMFVKGDRVWANEVSPRPHDTGMVTLASHPTGFSEFGLHLRAVLGLPIPGEWVEDYRLFPILTPAATHVIKANVSGYSPRFRGLAKAMSVPNSTIRLFGKPEAYPGRRLGVALAWDKEVGEAKRRAEMVAHMVELRTKGSEWHSQDYERRKHII
- the purE gene encoding 5-(carboxyamino)imidazole ribonucleotide mutase encodes the protein MKVLVVMGSKSDSQIAEKVTAVLDEFGVEYDVEVASAHRNPKKVEELAKKDYEVFIAIAGLSAALPGVIAAHTVRPVIGVPVSAKLNGLDALLSIAQMPPGVPVAAVGIDNGKNAALLAIEILAVKNEELREKLEEYREKMRA